Proteins co-encoded in one Alcanivorax sp. genomic window:
- a CDS encoding chemotaxis protein CheW, protein MNTDQLLCTFTVADKSYGVIVDNVQEVLANHQITDIPLAPPGVMGLMNIRGRIVPAIALRKVLRLEQPPRDDDDEDTIFNIIINHDGEQVGLMVDQIGDIITINPDDIESPPETLKGAARRFMYGVFSVQGNLHLLLDLDTLLDDEMCTRSLSESTRSVLQ, encoded by the coding sequence ATGAACACTGATCAGTTGCTGTGCACCTTTACCGTGGCCGACAAAAGCTATGGCGTGATCGTGGACAACGTGCAGGAAGTACTGGCCAACCACCAGATCACCGACATCCCACTGGCGCCTCCCGGTGTCATGGGGCTGATGAATATTCGCGGCCGTATCGTGCCGGCCATTGCCCTGCGCAAGGTGCTGCGCCTTGAACAGCCGCCCCGCGATGACGATGACGAAGACACTATCTTCAACATCATCATCAACCATGATGGCGAACAGGTAGGCCTGATGGTGGACCAGATCGGCGACATCATCACCATCAACCCGGACGACATCGAGTCACCCCCGGAAACACTCAAGGGGGCGGCACGGCGCTTCATGTATGGCGTTTTCTCGGTACAGGGCAACCTGCACCTTCTGCTTGATCTTGACACTCTGCTTGACGACGAGATGTGTACCCGCTCACTGAGCGAAAGCACACGCAGCGTATTGCAATAG
- a CDS encoding chemotaxis protein CheA codes for MPQNDKALQSFLIESDENLAQLEQDIVALERAPDDSESVASAFRAIHTIKGTCSFFGFSHLEALTHLMEDILGAMRDGHLTMSLEIAAALLDGVDEIRIFLKKIHTDGNDGEAAPEALLVRLQGLVPENSASDSGAFLQDPAAISNDVDSADEAGRSADASPSDAPHSHEPSTVESSSGSDDNTPANPAPSESTVRVDVVLLDKLMNVVGELVLTRNQLLQHAGSQNDSQLQNLSQRLNLVTSELQEGLMQTRMQPIRNAWATYPRLLRDLEKKTGKQVTPILKGGDTELDRSLLEAIRDPLVHLVRNAVDHGIETPQDRLAAGKPETGTLTLSAYHESGNVTVEISDDGKGLDSKKIVARALEAGLLHPDQVDTLNEREKMNYIFQPGFSTAETINDLSGRGVGLDVVRNNVERIGGSIEIKSTPGKGTTFKLKIPLTLAIVPALIVRCLHQRFAIPQVNLLEVVYVEADKLEEDIQTVHDALVYRLRGRLLPLVDMRSLMQMGSPEKQHDQFILVLTADQQEFGLLVDDVRDTEEIVVKPLGRLLKDNPCFAGATIMGDGRVALILDVKSTADFAGVTRQDRKLNQQLPQEDQSHQPINVAENYLLVRPSAQTGRSAIALSRVSRLEEISRDRIEYSAGREVIQYRGKILPLIRLGDDTRSDSEDNDMIRIVVQPTDYGEVGLVVSDIIDIVSDDKADIEKVAKSDGILGAGILQGHVTDFIDSDALFDHYRDLNNGGHDEH; via the coding sequence ATGCCACAAAATGACAAGGCGCTACAAAGTTTTCTGATCGAAAGCGACGAGAATCTCGCCCAGCTGGAACAGGATATCGTCGCACTGGAACGCGCACCGGATGACAGTGAGTCTGTCGCCAGCGCGTTCCGGGCCATTCATACCATCAAGGGAACCTGCAGTTTTTTTGGTTTCAGTCACCTGGAAGCCCTCACCCATTTAATGGAGGACATCCTTGGCGCCATGCGCGACGGGCATCTGACCATGAGCCTGGAGATCGCTGCGGCGCTGCTTGATGGTGTGGACGAAATCCGTATTTTCCTGAAGAAAATCCACACTGACGGCAACGATGGCGAAGCCGCTCCCGAAGCCTTGCTGGTACGGCTACAGGGGTTGGTACCGGAAAACAGCGCCAGCGATTCGGGCGCCTTCCTCCAGGATCCGGCCGCGATCAGCAACGATGTGGACAGCGCCGATGAAGCCGGTCGTTCCGCAGACGCATCTCCCTCCGACGCGCCTCACAGCCATGAACCGTCTACCGTCGAATCATCCTCCGGTAGCGATGACAACACACCCGCCAACCCTGCTCCTTCCGAAAGCACGGTGCGTGTTGACGTTGTCTTGCTGGACAAACTGATGAACGTGGTGGGCGAGCTGGTTCTGACCCGCAACCAGTTGCTGCAGCATGCGGGCAGCCAGAATGATTCCCAGCTGCAGAACCTGTCGCAACGACTCAATCTGGTCACCAGCGAACTGCAGGAAGGCCTCATGCAGACCCGCATGCAGCCCATCCGCAATGCCTGGGCCACCTACCCGCGCCTGCTTCGTGATCTTGAAAAGAAGACCGGCAAGCAAGTCACCCCCATTTTGAAGGGGGGCGACACCGAACTGGACCGCAGCTTGCTGGAAGCCATTCGTGATCCACTGGTGCATCTGGTTCGCAACGCGGTAGATCATGGCATCGAAACACCGCAAGACCGGCTGGCGGCGGGCAAACCGGAAACAGGCACCCTCACCCTTAGCGCCTACCATGAAAGTGGCAATGTGACGGTGGAAATCAGTGACGACGGCAAGGGTCTGGACAGCAAGAAAATTGTCGCAAGGGCGCTGGAAGCCGGCCTGCTCCATCCCGATCAGGTGGACACGTTGAACGAACGGGAAAAGATGAATTATATCTTTCAGCCCGGCTTTTCCACCGCTGAAACGATTAACGATCTGTCCGGTCGCGGTGTCGGCCTGGATGTGGTTCGCAACAATGTGGAACGCATCGGCGGCTCCATCGAGATCAAGAGCACACCGGGCAAAGGAACCACCTTCAAACTCAAGATTCCGCTCACGCTCGCCATTGTCCCGGCACTGATTGTGCGTTGTCTGCACCAGCGTTTTGCTATTCCCCAGGTCAACCTGCTGGAAGTGGTCTACGTGGAAGCCGACAAACTGGAAGAGGATATCCAGACCGTGCATGACGCCCTGGTATATCGTCTGCGGGGCCGCTTGTTACCCCTGGTCGACATGCGCTCGTTAATGCAGATGGGCAGCCCGGAAAAACAGCACGATCAGTTTATTCTGGTGCTCACCGCCGACCAGCAGGAGTTCGGTCTGCTGGTGGATGATGTGCGTGACACGGAAGAAATTGTGGTCAAGCCACTGGGCAGGTTGCTCAAGGACAATCCCTGCTTTGCCGGCGCCACCATCATGGGCGATGGGCGTGTGGCGCTGATTCTGGATGTGAAATCCACTGCCGATTTTGCCGGTGTAACCCGCCAGGATCGCAAGCTTAACCAGCAACTGCCGCAGGAAGACCAGAGTCACCAGCCCATCAACGTGGCCGAGAACTACCTGCTGGTCCGCCCCAGTGCCCAAACCGGGCGTTCTGCCATTGCCCTTTCCCGGGTTTCACGGTTGGAAGAAATCAGCCGCGATCGCATCGAGTACTCCGCCGGCCGTGAAGTCATTCAGTACCGCGGCAAAATCCTGCCACTGATCCGCCTGGGTGATGACACCCGAAGTGACAGCGAAGACAACGACATGATCCGCATCGTGGTGCAACCCACCGACTATGGCGAAGTGGGGCTGGTGGTCAGCGACATCATCGACATCGTGTCCGACGACAAGGCCGACATTGAAAAGGTGGCCAAGTCCGATGGCATTCTCGGTGCCGGCATCCTGCAGGGCCATGTTACTGACTTCATCGACAGCGACGCCCTCTTCGACCATTACCGCGATCTGAACAACGGAGGCCACGATGAACACTGA
- a CDS encoding response regulator — translation MEAAAIPEKSRDRLAILVVDDSNAVRSLIIAKLYELAEDSFDIEVFQATDGHEALSCADKVELDLIFLDVEMPGMGGLEACQALREMGVTARIAMLSSITSAESHMAGHKAGCNNYLVKPPHDGDLRSVMRLTSLMKQTSA, via the coding sequence ATGGAAGCAGCAGCCATACCGGAAAAGAGCAGGGACAGACTCGCCATTCTGGTCGTCGACGACAGCAACGCGGTGCGTAGCCTGATCATCGCCAAACTCTATGAGCTGGCCGAAGACTCTTTCGATATCGAAGTGTTTCAGGCGACGGACGGTCATGAGGCCCTCTCCTGCGCCGACAAAGTCGAACTCGACCTGATCTTTCTGGATGTGGAAATGCCAGGCATGGGAGGACTGGAGGCATGCCAGGCGCTTCGTGAGATGGGCGTCACTGCGCGCATTGCCATGCTGTCCAGTATCACCTCTGCAGAATCCCATATGGCTGGCCACAAGGCAGGCTGCAACAACTATCTGGTCAAGCCGCCCCACGATGGTGATCTGCGCTCGGTGATGCGACTGACGTCCCTGATGAAACAGACCTCTGCCTGA
- a CDS encoding efflux RND transporter permease subunit codes for MARFFIDRPIFAWVIAIIMMMAGALAIYTLPIEQYPTVAPPAVTIAGNYPGASAQTVEDSVTQVIEQQMNGIDNLMYMSSSSDSFGNAQISLTFAPGTDPDIAQVQVQNKLQLATPLLPQEVQQQGMQVTKSSDSFLMVVGFTSEDGSLTRADLADYVASNVQDPVSRVAGVGQIQLFGAPYAMRIWLDPNKLNKFDLTPQDVVQTIQVQNNQVAGGQLGGAPAVEGQQLNATIIAQTRLENTEEFKNILLKVNPDGSQVFLDDVARVELAAQSYDIAGRYNGKPAAGIAINLATGANALETAELLRARLAELEPFFPDKMEMVFPYDTTPFVSISIEEVVHTLFEAIILVFLVMYLFLQNFRATLIPTLAVPVVLLGTFAVLAAFGFSINTLTMFGMVLAIGLLVDDAIVVVENVERVMHEDGLPPKEATRKSMGQITGALVGIALVLSAVFVPMAFFPGSTGAIYRQFSITIVSAMVLSVLVAMILTPALCATMLKAKDGEHQTNKGFFGWFNRSFDRSSRKYQGSVEKILGKRGRYLFIYVVIVGVLGFSFLRLPSSFLPDEDQGILFTLVTLPAGSTQEQTVNVLEKMEDYYLNEESGAVDGLFTVAGFSFTGRGQNAGMAFVNLKDWSERDLSVDGANQVVGRAMGYFSTIREAMMFALSPPSIPALGNASGFDFQLLDQAGLGHEALINARNQLLGMASQDPRLTAVRPNGLEDSPQYQIDIDQQKAQALGLSISDINSTLQIAWGSSYVNNFVDRGRVKRVYVQADAPYRMLPENIDDWFVRNNQGEMVPFSAFATGHWTYGSPKLERYNGVSSVNIQGDAAPGYSTGDAMDAMEELATQLPPGFSFEWTGMSYQERQSGDQAPALYIISLLVVFLCLAALYESWSIPFAVMLVVPLGIIGAVLAASFRGLNNDVFFQVGLLTTIGLSAKNAILIAEFALELEQKGEHLLKATLEAVRMRLRPILMTSLAFMLGVTPLMISTGAGAGARNAIGTGVFGGMLTATVLAIFFIPLFYVVVRKISGVPLHGRRD; via the coding sequence ATGGCACGATTTTTTATTGACCGCCCCATTTTTGCCTGGGTGATCGCCATCATCATGATGATGGCCGGCGCCCTGGCAATTTACACCCTGCCCATTGAGCAATACCCCACTGTGGCGCCACCTGCCGTGACCATTGCCGGTAACTACCCGGGCGCCTCTGCACAGACCGTGGAAGACTCGGTCACCCAGGTTATCGAACAGCAGATGAACGGCATCGATAACCTCATGTACATGAGCTCCAGCAGTGACTCCTTCGGTAATGCGCAGATCAGCCTGACCTTTGCGCCCGGTACCGATCCGGACATTGCCCAGGTACAGGTGCAGAATAAACTGCAGCTGGCCACCCCCCTGCTTCCCCAGGAAGTGCAACAGCAGGGCATGCAGGTGACCAAGAGCTCCGACTCCTTCCTCATGGTAGTGGGCTTCACCTCCGAGGATGGCAGTCTTACCCGTGCCGACCTGGCGGACTATGTGGCGTCCAATGTGCAGGATCCTGTCAGCCGGGTGGCCGGTGTTGGCCAGATCCAGTTGTTTGGCGCCCCCTACGCCATGCGTATCTGGCTGGATCCCAACAAGCTCAACAAGTTCGACCTGACCCCGCAGGATGTGGTCCAGACCATTCAGGTGCAGAACAACCAGGTGGCCGGTGGTCAGCTGGGCGGTGCGCCCGCCGTGGAAGGCCAGCAGCTCAACGCCACCATCATTGCCCAAACCCGCCTGGAAAATACCGAAGAGTTCAAGAACATCCTGCTCAAGGTCAACCCGGATGGCTCCCAGGTGTTTCTGGATGATGTAGCACGGGTAGAACTGGCCGCACAGAGTTACGACATTGCCGGCCGTTACAACGGCAAGCCCGCTGCCGGGATCGCCATTAACCTGGCCACCGGCGCCAATGCCCTGGAAACCGCCGAGCTGCTGCGTGCACGGCTGGCCGAGCTGGAACCCTTCTTCCCGGACAAGATGGAAATGGTGTTTCCCTACGACACCACGCCCTTTGTCAGCATCTCCATTGAAGAAGTGGTACACACCCTGTTTGAGGCCATCATCCTGGTCTTCCTGGTGATGTACCTGTTCCTGCAGAACTTCCGCGCCACCCTGATTCCCACCCTGGCCGTGCCAGTGGTCTTGCTGGGTACCTTCGCGGTACTCGCCGCATTCGGTTTCTCCATCAATACCCTGACCATGTTCGGCATGGTGCTGGCCATTGGCTTGCTGGTGGATGATGCCATCGTGGTGGTGGAAAACGTGGAGCGGGTGATGCACGAGGACGGCTTGCCGCCCAAGGAAGCCACCCGCAAGTCCATGGGCCAGATCACCGGTGCCCTGGTGGGGATTGCCCTGGTGCTGTCCGCCGTGTTCGTCCCCATGGCCTTCTTCCCCGGCTCCACCGGTGCCATCTATCGCCAGTTCTCCATCACCATTGTGTCCGCCATGGTGCTGTCGGTGCTGGTGGCCATGATCCTCACCCCGGCTCTGTGCGCCACCATGCTCAAGGCCAAGGACGGGGAGCACCAGACCAACAAGGGCTTCTTCGGCTGGTTCAATCGCAGCTTCGATCGCAGCAGCCGCAAGTACCAGGGCAGCGTGGAGAAGATCCTCGGCAAGCGGGGCCGCTATCTGTTCATCTACGTGGTGATTGTGGGTGTGCTCGGTTTCAGTTTCCTGCGCCTGCCTTCCAGCTTCCTGCCCGATGAGGACCAGGGCATTCTGTTCACCCTGGTGACCCTCCCGGCAGGCTCCACCCAGGAGCAGACCGTGAACGTGCTGGAGAAGATGGAGGATTACTACCTCAACGAGGAATCCGGTGCCGTGGACGGGCTGTTCACCGTGGCTGGCTTCAGCTTCACCGGCCGTGGCCAGAATGCCGGCATGGCGTTCGTGAACCTGAAAGACTGGTCAGAGCGGGACCTGTCCGTAGATGGGGCCAATCAGGTGGTGGGACGCGCCATGGGCTACTTCTCCACCATCCGGGAAGCCATGATGTTTGCCCTCAGCCCGCCCTCCATCCCAGCCCTGGGCAATGCCAGTGGTTTCGACTTCCAGCTGCTTGACCAGGCCGGCCTGGGCCACGAAGCCCTGATCAATGCCCGTAACCAGCTGCTGGGCATGGCCAGCCAGGACCCGCGCCTCACCGCTGTGCGCCCCAATGGCCTGGAAGACAGCCCCCAGTACCAGATCGACATCGATCAGCAGAAAGCCCAGGCCCTTGGGCTATCCATCAGTGACATCAACAGCACCCTGCAGATTGCCTGGGGCTCCAGCTACGTGAACAATTTCGTGGATCGTGGCCGGGTGAAACGGGTCTATGTGCAAGCCGATGCGCCCTACCGCATGCTGCCGGAGAACATCGACGACTGGTTTGTGCGCAACAACCAGGGCGAAATGGTGCCCTTCTCAGCCTTTGCCACCGGGCACTGGACCTACGGCTCTCCCAAGCTGGAGCGTTATAACGGTGTCTCCTCGGTAAACATCCAGGGCGATGCCGCCCCCGGCTACAGTACCGGTGACGCCATGGACGCCATGGAAGAACTGGCGACCCAACTGCCGCCGGGCTTCAGCTTCGAGTGGACCGGCATGTCCTATCAGGAGCGTCAGTCCGGTGATCAGGCTCCAGCCCTGTACATCATTTCACTGCTGGTTGTATTCCTGTGCCTGGCAGCGCTGTACGAAAGCTGGTCCATCCCGTTTGCGGTGATGCTGGTGGTACCGCTGGGCATCATCGGGGCGGTGCTGGCAGCGTCGTTCCGTGGCCTCAACAATGACGTGTTCTTCCAGGTTGGCCTGCTGACCACCATTGGCCTGTCAGCGAAGAATGCCATTCTGATTGCAGAATTTGCCCTCGAACTGGAACAGAAAGGGGAACACCTTCTCAAGGCCACCCTGGAAGCGGTACGCATGCGACTGCGACCTATCCTGATGACCTCACTGGCCTTCATGCTCGGGGTTACCCCGCTGATGATCAGCACCGGTGCCGGCGCCGGCGCGCGCAACGCTATTGGTACCGGGGTATTCGGCGGCATGCTCACCGCCACCGTACTGGCAATCTTCTTTATCCCGCTGTTCTATGTGGTGGTCAGGAAGATTTCCGGGGTGCCCCTCCACGGTCGGCGCGACTGA
- a CDS encoding efflux RND transporter periplasmic adaptor subunit encodes MRSGFILTTMAVILGLQLAGCSEGGGQQDQMQQQAPEVGFLTVQSETVTLDRELPGRTTAHRIAEVRPQVSGVIKERLFEEGQEVKAGQPLYQIDDRTYRAAVATARAELARAQATLHSNELREKRFRQLLEKRSVSQQEYDEALAQLDENKAAVAAARASLQSAQINLDYATITAPIDGRIGRSSVTAGALVTANQAQTLATIRQLDPIYVDLTQSSNDLRQLRKAMAAGELEQVSEDQARITLLLEDGSRYEESGTLQFSEYAVDESTGSVTLRALFPNPDGDLLPGMFVRGRLPEGQRSNTILVPQKSITRDPTGQAFAMLIDSENMVKKVPVETERAVKSQWLISSGLSSGDRLIVDGLQRIQPGMPVTPVNTAQESAPATASNNTANAAQ; translated from the coding sequence ATGCGCAGCGGTTTTATTCTTACCACCATGGCGGTGATCCTCGGTTTGCAGCTTGCGGGTTGCAGCGAGGGTGGTGGCCAACAGGATCAGATGCAGCAGCAAGCCCCGGAAGTGGGCTTCCTCACCGTTCAGTCCGAAACGGTTACCCTGGATCGGGAACTGCCCGGCCGTACCACTGCACATCGCATTGCCGAGGTCCGGCCCCAGGTTAGCGGTGTCATCAAGGAGCGGCTGTTCGAAGAAGGTCAGGAAGTTAAGGCTGGCCAGCCCCTTTACCAGATTGACGACCGCACCTACCGTGCTGCCGTCGCCACTGCCCGTGCCGAACTGGCCCGAGCGCAAGCAACCCTGCATTCCAATGAATTGCGTGAGAAACGTTTTCGCCAGCTGCTGGAAAAGCGGTCAGTGAGCCAGCAGGAATACGATGAAGCCCTCGCCCAGCTGGATGAGAACAAGGCCGCCGTTGCAGCCGCCCGAGCCAGCCTGCAAAGTGCCCAGATCAACCTGGATTACGCCACCATCACTGCCCCCATTGATGGTCGCATCGGCCGTTCCAGTGTCACCGCCGGTGCTCTGGTAACCGCCAATCAGGCACAAACACTCGCCACTATCCGTCAGCTGGACCCCATCTATGTGGATCTGACCCAGTCCAGCAATGACCTTCGTCAGCTGCGCAAGGCCATGGCCGCCGGCGAGCTGGAGCAAGTCAGTGAAGATCAGGCCCGCATTACTCTGCTGCTGGAAGATGGTAGCCGCTACGAAGAATCCGGCACCCTGCAGTTCTCCGAATACGCCGTGGATGAAAGCACCGGTTCGGTCACCTTGCGCGCCCTGTTTCCGAACCCGGACGGCGACCTGTTGCCCGGCATGTTCGTACGTGGCCGCCTGCCGGAAGGTCAGCGCAGCAACACCATACTGGTCCCCCAGAAAAGCATTACCCGTGACCCTACTGGCCAGGCGTTTGCCATGCTGATCGACAGCGAGAACATGGTGAAGAAAGTCCCGGTGGAAACCGAGCGCGCGGTAAAAAGCCAGTGGCTGATCAGCAGTGGCCTCAGCAGCGGCGACCGCCTGATTGTCGATGGCCTGCAGCGCATCCAGCCCGGCATGCCAGTCACCCCGGTGAATACAGCGCAGGAATCAGCACCGGCCACCGCCAGCAACAACACCGCCAACGCAGCCCAATAA
- a CDS encoding TetR family transcriptional regulator, protein MVRRTKSEALETRARILDAAEQVFLRKGVLSASLNDIASEAGVTRGAIYWHFKNKHDVFMAMVERGRLPFDMVSEKAEDPREPDPLGKLSEFMVFILRRVVSDPAQQRLVEIMFHKCEFSGDNHKLLLLQRDKTRESCARIGRMLGNAVKRGQLPSRLDVHRSAIWLHSQLTGIIMHWLLERDSVDLDREAPGIVATSLCCLQTSPYLLRPDTV, encoded by the coding sequence ATGGTTCGGCGTACAAAATCAGAAGCTCTGGAAACCCGGGCCCGGATACTGGATGCCGCCGAACAGGTGTTTCTGCGCAAGGGCGTGCTGTCGGCCTCTCTCAACGATATTGCCAGTGAGGCCGGGGTAACGCGAGGCGCGATCTACTGGCATTTCAAAAATAAGCATGACGTCTTTATGGCCATGGTGGAGCGGGGCAGGTTGCCGTTCGACATGGTGTCAGAGAAGGCGGAGGATCCCCGCGAGCCAGATCCGCTGGGCAAGTTGAGCGAATTCATGGTGTTTATCCTCAGACGGGTGGTCAGTGATCCTGCCCAGCAGCGTCTTGTGGAGATCATGTTCCACAAGTGCGAGTTCAGTGGTGACAATCACAAGCTGTTACTGCTGCAGCGTGACAAGACCCGGGAATCCTGTGCCCGCATCGGCCGGATGCTGGGTAATGCGGTGAAGCGCGGTCAGCTGCCATCCAGACTGGATGTGCATCGCTCTGCGATCTGGCTGCACAGCCAGTTGACCGGCATCATCATGCACTGGCTGCTTGAACGGGATAGCGTGGACCTGGATCGGGAAGCGCCCGGAATTGTTGCCACCTCTCTGTGTTGCCTGCAAACCTCGCCGTATTTGCTGCGCCCTGACACGGTCTGA